The following coding sequences are from one Paenibacillus sp. JDR-2 window:
- a CDS encoding DUF11 domain-containing protein — protein MTPPNDFKLLNQTHVRFSSGIYNGVAYSNTVQTPLVGPIITANKSAFPQKLNRDQTVTFTILISNTGNRPAAIQLQDLMPAGLSFIPNSVLLDGSPLPGASPQTGIPLGTIQIGSAIQVNFQAIVVFIPVSHVFQNEAAVLYTFSTPDGRVVSDSVLSNKITLEVVPYQLDAHASLSTPVTFLGDVVFYDLIIRNDGLLPMENVIVFLPLPEGFEFVPGSVVIDGVLVPWIDPASGIYIGYLAPGAVVTIRVAVRLAAMPAETRVPFQAIIEYTVNGTVYRTLANLLILNITDPSLSVSLAVDPVKASACSRLTYTVTVNNENSFAVDAYLIRLIPQGTVFLPDSIMIDGVPRKGTNPASGLPLGTLLAGSTAVITYQVAIRTANSQIPNQVEAIYTYRLTDGRLVRQNAVSNPVVTDIFAAVISVQADAKPKYYEVERSVYFTAFVQNTGNLAADVTLYRTDYPNGFYLLDPQINDNQISSFTVSEGLKLGLIASGQTIKVSYWIYVSDSEEMESESLTQVATRYTARFNYTYEDSTCSGESLSNELILPVDHDIE, from the coding sequence ATGACCCCGCCCAATGACTTCAAGCTGCTGAACCAGACTCATGTCCGGTTCAGCAGCGGCATTTATAATGGAGTCGCCTATTCCAATACGGTTCAAACGCCGCTTGTCGGTCCCATTATTACGGCGAATAAGTCCGCTTTCCCGCAGAAGTTAAACAGGGATCAAACCGTCACTTTTACCATTCTTATTTCCAATACCGGTAACCGTCCTGCAGCCATTCAGCTGCAGGACTTAATGCCGGCTGGTTTATCTTTTATTCCGAATAGCGTTCTGCTGGATGGCTCCCCTCTGCCGGGAGCCTCGCCGCAGACAGGTATTCCGCTAGGAACGATTCAGATTGGCAGTGCCATCCAGGTTAATTTTCAAGCTATCGTAGTCTTCATACCCGTTTCGCATGTATTCCAGAATGAAGCTGCGGTACTCTACACATTCTCTACCCCTGATGGGAGAGTCGTATCGGATTCCGTATTATCCAATAAAATTACGCTTGAGGTTGTGCCGTACCAACTGGATGCGCACGCCAGCTTGAGTACGCCGGTCACCTTTCTCGGCGATGTCGTTTTCTATGACTTGATCATTCGAAACGACGGCTTGCTTCCGATGGAAAATGTAATCGTATTTCTGCCGCTGCCCGAGGGCTTTGAATTTGTACCGGGCAGCGTGGTTATCGACGGCGTGCTTGTGCCCTGGATTGATCCGGCCTCCGGCATTTATATCGGATACCTGGCGCCTGGCGCGGTCGTGACCATTCGGGTAGCCGTCCGGCTTGCCGCGATGCCTGCCGAGACGCGTGTCCCGTTCCAGGCGATAATCGAGTATACCGTTAACGGTACGGTGTACCGCACGCTGGCCAATCTGCTCATCTTGAACATTACCGACCCGTCCTTATCCGTAAGTTTAGCGGTTGATCCTGTTAAGGCATCGGCGTGCTCCAGACTGACTTATACGGTTACGGTGAACAACGAGAACAGCTTTGCCGTAGATGCCTATCTCATCCGCCTTATTCCGCAAGGAACGGTGTTTCTTCCAGATAGCATTATGATCGACGGTGTGCCACGCAAGGGAACCAACCCGGCTTCGGGTCTCCCGCTAGGAACCTTATTAGCCGGATCAACTGCCGTCATTACTTATCAAGTCGCAATCCGGACGGCAAATTCTCAAATTCCGAATCAAGTAGAGGCCATATACACCTATAGACTGACCGACGGACGGTTAGTTAGGCAAAATGCGGTGTCCAACCCTGTAGTTACCGACATTTTTGCAGCGGTTATTTCGGTTCAGGCTGATGCCAAGCCTAAATATTACGAGGTGGAGCGTTCGGTCTACTTTACCGCCTTTGTGCAAAACACAGGGAATCTTGCAGCTGACGTTACCTTATACCGTACAGATTACCCCAATGGCTTCTATCTGCTGGATCCTCAAATCAACGATAATCAGATTTCTTCCTTTACGGTTTCAGAGGGTTTGAAGCTTGGCTTAATTGCATCCGGTCAAACGATTAAGGTCAGTTACTGGATATATGTTTCCGACTCGGAAGAAATGGAGAGCGAGTCCCTCACCCAAGTTGCTACGCGATACACCGCCCGTTTCAACTATACCTATGAAGACAGTACTTGCAGCGGCGAAAGTCTATCGAATGAACTAATCCTGCCGGTTGATCATGATATCGAATAA
- a CDS encoding DUF11 domain-containing protein, with the protein MIPIPLVTRATFNATGAITFTGNTLGLSRSDTAGVPGTLDSIGAFSTINTASVFGTYPAGTTSAFASNSASAILTLPTGSTILYAELIWGGSYINGTTDLSAFINNPVTFTTPAGTFTVSPDAATSNQVNLGNGASAYVRSNNVTSLISQGGAGTYTTGNVVGTIVITGDSTANHCGWTLGVIYQNPSLPFRNMSLRAGAVLVQADSGPVSTTLTGFATPVSGTLGGRALFSAQEGDANRTGDQALFGPTSATTVALSGPNNFANNFFASQINNDAGNLNTTGTFGSRNQTNGAPGTNIIGGRQGWDITNVDVSARLVNNQSSAVLTLTTSGDAYVVNGNAIQININSPTINVVKSASVAGAVVGDTITYTVTVSNTGTANAASVVLTDALPSGLTFVTGSVTVGGVARPTYDIIAGAPLGALNINGSVVVTYRAVVSSLPSTFLLPNSAKAAFTFQMVAGGDNITGVIPSNTVSVPVYSPIIGITKSSNRTTATVGSTVTYTLLVANTGNIAANVTLTDNIPTGSSFITGTFRVNGNVIAGANPAAGVAIGSIAAGATSTVTFIVQVNSLPSPPQFVDQGTAAYTFTPPDGRTISGSAASNTLTLPVSLPSINLTKSVNVTDVAVGETLTYTSVIANTGSEAVTNVTLTDALPAGATFVTGSVTIGGTPNTTANPATGIAVGTVAANSSVTVTLQALVSSMPASAQLVNRSNVSYTVGTFSGTAASNNTTTPVYQPVIPLTKSASTTAATVGDTITYTILARNTGNLAATVTLFDNIPTGSSFIPGSVTINGAASPAASPITGIAIGSLAPNAQTTVTFQTLLNTLPSPPVLNDQATSTYSYTLPSGRTLNGGSSSNTVSITASSPNVTVSKSVSDTAAAVQDVLTYTVLVTNNGIAPVTNVVLSDPIPPGATFVSGSVTINGTPSSLANPNAGISLGTISAGATVTVAFQIRVTSLPSSGSLSNAASAAFTSGAFTSSSTSNTVTTPVSQAVVAVSKSASTVNATVGDTFSYSFTLTNTGNAAANATLSDTVPSGAVFIDNSVLVNGVPTPNVSPATGIPVGVIPVGGSATVSYVVNIVSYPASRQLVNQASAAYTFTLANGRVINRSALSNTVTVQVALPNVSLVKSASRSVLVTGDTMTFTSVLTNNGIAAVNNIVLRDPLQSNAAFVPGSVLVQNVSQPAASPDAGISLGSLAPGASVTVSFEVIITMAIPSQITNQSTASFTSGTFSATSASNTTVTPVTQPQIAVVKSASTSNATIGDSIIYTLVVSNTGNLAAATIVTDNIPAGTTFTENSVIVNGMPMPGISPVTGIDIGSLAPGATSTVTFGVVVTSLPTPQSLSNTGTASYTYTPADGRTLTGSVNSNTVTFPVSAPNVGVALSANYTVVTVGDTITYTAVVTNNGIETVNNVQYTDPAPAGTSFIPGTVTVNGNPVPGASPIGGIPLGPIPSGGTVTITYNNSVNTVPDPAVLNNTASVTFTSGAFSGTAFSNTVSTPVDLPVISVVKSASTSNASVGQTVTYTLVVTNSGNYPATVTITDNIPAGTSFVPNSALVGGAPVPGADPVSGIPVGSVAAGASVNVMFSVVINSLPTPQQLSNTGTAGITYTLPDGRVFNQTAVSNTVTFPVSAPNATVVKSTPSTALSVGDTVTYTTTVTNSGIATITNVLFTDPIPAGSTFVPNSLTVDGATRPSANPATGVIIDSISPGATTTIVFNVLVTSLPSPAVLNNQSSVTFTSGAFSGVTFSNIVSTPVYDPVLFAVKTGSTTNATVGDTVTYTIAIANTGNYGADIILTDTIPTGTVFVPNSVIVNNQPVPGVDPSTGIPISNVTTSATVSFSVIIQSLPPGQQLTNQASATYSYTLPDGRTLNGSLTSNTLAIQVSVPNVAVAKSVPVTTAVVGDTVTYTIAVTNNGIENVNNVIVVDPIPTGAVFVANSVTVDGLPRPGASPAAGISLNTIAPGVTSTVTFNLTITSLPTPAQLSNQASATFTSGAFSGSAFSNTVVLPVYQAIIGIQKTANTSNATVGDTVTYSLVVSNTGNLPAQVTITDPSPTGGAFVPNSVLVNGVPQPGANPSAGFSIGTVNPGQSVVVSVSYEVVIQTLPPSQRLVNTASGDYSYLVPDGRTITGSVNSNTLSIPVSSPDVSVVKSTNAIDAVVGDVITYTILVSNLGISPVNSVILVDPVPTGTVFVPGSVTVNGNPVPTGNPNTGISIGTIANGATATVTFNVQVVTI; encoded by the coding sequence GTGATACCAATTCCTCTTGTCACTCGTGCGACCTTTAACGCCACCGGGGCGATTACCTTTACCGGGAATACGCTTGGGTTAAGCCGTTCCGATACCGCTGGCGTGCCGGGAACGCTGGATAGTATAGGTGCGTTTTCCACAATAAATACCGCATCTGTTTTCGGTACATATCCTGCGGGTACAACAAGCGCTTTTGCCAGTAACAGCGCCTCTGCTATTTTGACTTTGCCGACGGGAAGCACCATTTTGTACGCCGAGCTGATCTGGGGCGGCTCTTATATTAACGGAACGACGGATCTCAGCGCGTTCATTAATAACCCGGTTACCTTCACCACGCCAGCCGGAACGTTTACGGTCTCGCCGGATGCCGCAACCAGCAATCAGGTCAACCTGGGTAACGGCGCCTCTGCTTACGTTCGGTCAAATAATGTAACTTCGCTTATCTCGCAAGGCGGAGCGGGAACCTATACGACCGGCAATGTGGTTGGTACCATTGTGATTACCGGTGATTCTACCGCCAATCATTGCGGCTGGACGTTAGGCGTTATTTATCAGAATCCGTCCCTGCCTTTCCGCAACATGTCGTTGCGCGCCGGCGCGGTGCTCGTGCAGGCCGATTCCGGGCCGGTGTCCACCACATTGACCGGATTTGCCACCCCGGTATCAGGTACGCTGGGCGGAAGAGCTTTATTCAGCGCCCAGGAAGGCGACGCCAACCGGACCGGCGATCAGGCTTTATTTGGCCCAACCTCTGCAACAACTGTCGCCTTATCCGGTCCGAACAACTTTGCGAACAACTTTTTTGCTTCACAGATCAACAACGATGCAGGCAACCTGAACACAACGGGCACCTTCGGCAGCCGCAACCAGACGAACGGCGCCCCGGGCACCAATATTATCGGCGGCCGGCAAGGCTGGGATATTACGAACGTCGACGTATCCGCGCGCCTGGTCAATAACCAGTCTTCTGCCGTACTTACATTGACAACCTCCGGCGATGCCTATGTCGTCAACGGAAATGCCATTCAGATCAATATCAACTCGCCAACCATTAACGTTGTCAAAAGCGCAAGCGTCGCCGGTGCGGTGGTCGGCGATACCATTACGTACACCGTTACGGTCAGCAACACGGGAACCGCCAATGCCGCAAGCGTTGTTCTAACGGATGCCCTTCCAAGCGGACTTACTTTCGTAACCGGGAGCGTAACGGTTGGAGGAGTAGCGCGGCCAACTTACGATATCATTGCAGGCGCCCCGCTGGGAGCTTTGAACATCAATGGCTCCGTAGTTGTTACTTACCGGGCAGTCGTCAGCTCGCTGCCGAGCACTTTCTTGCTGCCAAACAGCGCGAAAGCAGCTTTTACATTCCAGATGGTGGCTGGCGGCGACAATATTACAGGCGTTATTCCTTCCAATACGGTATCCGTGCCAGTCTATTCGCCGATTATCGGCATTACCAAAAGCTCGAACCGGACGACCGCTACCGTAGGCAGCACGGTCACATATACCTTGCTTGTCGCAAATACGGGTAATATCGCGGCTAATGTAACGCTGACGGATAACATTCCAACGGGAAGCTCCTTTATAACCGGAACGTTCCGGGTAAATGGCAATGTCATAGCCGGCGCAAATCCTGCAGCAGGCGTCGCCATCGGTTCCATTGCCGCTGGCGCTACGTCCACCGTCACCTTTATCGTTCAGGTAAACTCCCTGCCTTCTCCGCCGCAATTCGTGGACCAAGGCACGGCTGCTTATACGTTTACGCCGCCGGATGGCCGTACCATATCCGGTTCCGCAGCATCCAATACGCTAACCTTGCCCGTATCGCTGCCGAGCATTAACCTCACCAAGTCCGTAAATGTAACGGATGTTGCCGTAGGGGAGACGCTTACCTATACTTCAGTCATAGCGAATACCGGATCCGAAGCCGTTACGAATGTGACGCTAACGGATGCGCTGCCAGCGGGAGCTACCTTTGTTACGGGCAGCGTAACGATTGGCGGCACCCCTAATACAACGGCGAATCCGGCAACAGGTATTGCCGTTGGAACCGTAGCGGCCAACAGTTCGGTCACGGTTACTTTACAGGCATTAGTCAGCTCCATGCCGGCAAGCGCGCAGCTGGTCAATCGTTCCAACGTTTCTTACACAGTGGGCACCTTTTCGGGTACAGCCGCTTCCAACAATACAACAACGCCGGTTTATCAACCTGTTATTCCGCTGACCAAATCAGCCAGTACCACGGCTGCAACGGTTGGCGATACCATTACGTACACCATCCTTGCCCGAAATACCGGAAATCTGGCTGCAACCGTAACCCTGTTTGACAATATCCCTACCGGTTCAAGCTTTATCCCGGGCTCCGTGACGATTAACGGCGCGGCCAGCCCCGCAGCTTCGCCGATAACAGGCATCGCGATCGGCAGTCTGGCGCCTAATGCCCAGACAACCGTCACGTTCCAGACGCTTCTGAACACTTTACCGTCACCGCCCGTTTTGAATGACCAGGCAACCTCAACCTACTCCTATACCTTGCCAAGCGGCAGGACGTTAAACGGCGGCAGCAGCTCCAATACCGTGTCCATAACCGCTTCCTCGCCAAATGTCACCGTATCCAAATCGGTCAGCGATACGGCTGCGGCTGTTCAGGACGTACTCACTTATACCGTACTTGTCACGAATAACGGGATTGCACCGGTTACAAACGTCGTATTATCCGACCCCATCCCTCCAGGAGCCACTTTTGTTTCCGGCAGCGTTACGATTAATGGAACGCCTTCGTCTCTCGCAAATCCAAACGCAGGTATTTCGCTCGGCACAATTAGTGCCGGGGCTACCGTTACGGTGGCTTTTCAGATTCGCGTCACATCGCTTCCTTCATCCGGCAGTCTGAGCAATGCGGCAAGTGCCGCTTTTACTTCCGGGGCCTTTACCAGCAGCTCCACTTCGAATACCGTTACGACGCCGGTCTCGCAAGCCGTTGTTGCGGTTAGCAAATCGGCCAGCACCGTGAATGCGACCGTTGGCGATACGTTCTCTTACAGCTTCACCTTAACGAATACGGGAAATGCTGCCGCAAACGCTACATTGTCGGATACCGTTCCGAGCGGAGCCGTATTTATCGACAACAGCGTTCTTGTTAACGGAGTACCTACTCCAAACGTTAGCCCGGCTACCGGCATTCCGGTTGGCGTTATTCCAGTCGGAGGATCCGCAACAGTAAGCTATGTCGTAAACATCGTCTCTTATCCGGCCAGCAGACAGCTGGTTAATCAGGCAAGCGCCGCTTATACGTTCACGCTTGCCAACGGACGCGTCATTAACCGCTCTGCCTTATCCAATACCGTTACCGTTCAGGTTGCGCTGCCGAATGTCTCGCTAGTGAAAAGCGCCAGCCGTTCCGTGCTCGTAACCGGCGATACCATGACTTTTACATCCGTTCTTACGAATAACGGCATCGCGGCGGTGAACAACATTGTTCTGCGTGACCCGCTTCAATCAAATGCGGCTTTTGTACCCGGAAGCGTGTTGGTTCAAAATGTTTCCCAGCCGGCAGCCTCTCCCGATGCCGGCATATCACTCGGTAGCCTGGCGCCAGGAGCATCGGTTACCGTATCATTCGAGGTGATTATAACGATGGCAATCCCTTCACAGATTACGAACCAATCGACAGCCAGCTTTACTTCCGGCACCTTCTCGGCAACATCCGCATCCAACACGACGGTTACGCCGGTTACGCAGCCGCAAATCGCAGTTGTCAAAAGCGCAAGCACCAGCAATGCCACCATTGGCGACTCCATTATTTATACGCTGGTCGTCTCCAATACGGGCAATCTGGCAGCTGCGACGATCGTAACGGATAACATTCCTGCCGGCACAACTTTTACGGAGAACAGCGTAATCGTAAACGGAATGCCGATGCCGGGTATTTCTCCGGTTACCGGCATTGATATCGGCTCCCTGGCTCCGGGTGCAACCTCTACGGTTACTTTTGGCGTAGTGGTTACCTCCCTCCCGACTCCGCAATCGTTAAGCAACACGGGAACGGCATCCTACACGTATACGCCTGCTGATGGCCGGACATTAACCGGCTCCGTCAATTCCAATACGGTAACCTTCCCGGTGTCGGCTCCGAATGTCGGGGTCGCCCTAAGCGCCAACTACACCGTCGTTACTGTAGGAGATACTATTACGTATACCGCCGTCGTCACGAACAACGGGATAGAAACAGTTAACAATGTGCAGTATACCGATCCTGCTCCTGCGGGAACCTCCTTTATTCCGGGGACGGTAACAGTTAATGGAAACCCGGTACCGGGTGCGAGTCCGATTGGCGGTATCCCGCTCGGCCCCATACCTTCCGGCGGCACGGTAACGATCACGTATAACAACAGTGTGAATACGGTTCCGGATCCTGCTGTTCTAAACAATACCGCATCCGTTACCTTTACTTCCGGCGCATTCTCGGGGACGGCTTTCTCCAATACGGTATCGACGCCGGTTGATCTGCCCGTTATTTCCGTCGTAAAAAGCGCCAGCACGTCTAACGCCTCCGTTGGCCAAACGGTTACGTATACTCTGGTTGTAACGAATTCGGGGAATTATCCGGCAACCGTAACGATAACCGATAATATTCCTGCGGGTACCTCATTTGTGCCAAACAGCGCCTTAGTGGGTGGGGCTCCGGTACCTGGTGCCGATCCGGTAAGCGGAATTCCGGTTGGCTCCGTAGCGGCCGGGGCATCGGTCAACGTCATGTTCTCGGTCGTTATCAATTCCCTGCCTACGCCTCAACAATTGTCCAATACGGGCACCGCCGGCATTACCTATACGCTTCCGGACGGCAGGGTCTTTAATCAGACGGCCGTATCCAATACGGTAACCTTCCCGGTCTCCGCGCCTAACGCTACGGTTGTCAAAAGCACGCCGTCAACCGCTTTATCGGTCGGCGATACAGTCACTTATACAACTACCGTTACGAACAGCGGAATCGCGACGATTACGAATGTCTTGTTCACCGACCCGATCCCTGCCGGCTCCACCTTTGTTCCGAACTCCCTTACCGTTGACGGCGCGACAAGACCGTCAGCTAATCCTGCTACCGGCGTTATTATCGACTCGATTAGCCCGGGAGCGACTACAACCATTGTATTTAATGTCCTTGTGACATCATTGCCTTCGCCGGCCGTACTGAACAACCAATCTTCGGTCACCTTCACATCCGGAGCGTTCTCGGGAGTTACGTTCTCCAATATCGTGTCAACGCCTGTCTATGACCCGGTTCTTTTCGCAGTAAAAACCGGAAGCACTACCAATGCTACGGTTGGAGATACGGTTACTTACACCATAGCAATCGCTAATACCGGCAACTATGGCGCAGACATCATATTAACGGATACGATCCCTACGGGCACCGTCTTTGTTCCGAACAGCGTAATCGTCAATAATCAGCCGGTACCGGGCGTTGATCCGTCTACCGGAATTCCGATCAGCAACGTGACAACATCAGCAACCGTCTCCTTCTCCGTGATTATCCAGTCGCTGCCGCCGGGACAACAGCTTACGAACCAAGCGAGCGCAACCTATTCGTATACGCTGCCGGACGGCCGCACGTTAAACGGATCCCTGACTTCGAATACATTGGCTATTCAAGTATCCGTTCCTAATGTTGCCGTAGCCAAATCGGTGCCGGTAACAACAGCCGTTGTTGGCGATACCGTAACCTACACGATTGCGGTTACCAATAACGGTATCGAGAATGTCAATAACGTGATTGTGGTCGACCCTATTCCGACAGGTGCCGTATTTGTTGCCAACAGCGTAACCGTAGACGGACTTCCGCGTCCTGGCGCTTCACCGGCTGCAGGTATTTCGCTTAACACCATTGCGCCAGGAGTAACGTCAACCGTCACGTTTAATCTGACGATTACATCACTGCCTACGCCGGCTCAGCTAAGCAACCAAGCGAGCGCAACCTTTACTTCGGGCGCTTTCTCCGGATCGGCGTTCTCCAACACCGTAGTCCTGCCGGTGTATCAAGCTATAATCGGAATTCAAAAAACAGCCAATACGTCTAATGCTACGGTTGGCGATACCGTTACCTACAGTCTGGTTGTAAGCAATACCGGGAACCTGCCGGCACAGGTTACGATTACGGACCCGTCTCCAACCGGCGGCGCTTTTGTGCCTAACAGCGTGCTTGTTAACGGCGTACCGCAGCCCGGCGCTAATCCTTCTGCCGGCTTCTCCATAGGTACCGTTAACCCGGGGCAGTCCGTTGTGGTATCCGTATCGTATGAGGTGGTTATCCAGACGCTGCCGCCTTCCCAACGGCTCGTTAATACAGCTAGCGGCGACTATTCGTATTTGGTTCCGGACGGCAGAACGATCACCGGTTCGGTCAATTCAAACACGCTGTCGATTCCGGTATCTTCCCCGGATGTATCCGTCGTGAAGAGCACCAATGCGATCGATGCCGTTGTTGGCGACGTTATTACGTATACGATTCTCGTTTCTAACCTTGGGATCAGCCCTGTCAACAGCGTTATTCTCGTCGACCCTGTTCCGACAGGCACCGTATTTGTGCCGGGCAGCGTAACGGTGAACGGCAATCCGGTGCCTACGGGTAACCCGAATACCGGCATCTCCATCGGAACGATTGCAAACGGCGCTACGGCAACCGTTACCTTTAACGTACAGGTGGTCACGATATGA
- a CDS encoding amino acid permease yields MAMISLGGSIGTGLFLASGGAIHDAGPGGALLGYFIIGIMVYFLVTSLGEMATYMPVSGTFSTYATRFVDPSLGFALGWNYWYNWAITIAAELSAATLIIKFWLPNSPSFLWSALFLAIMVGLNLLSVKGYGESEYWFAMIKIVTVIVFIGIGLLMIVGIWKGDAVGFSNFTAGDAPISGGWLAVLGICMAAGFSFQGTELVGIAAGESENPRENVPRAIRSVFWRILLFYILAIFIVGMLIPYSTDTLADDSVAASPFTIIFEKAGLSIAASVMNAVILSSVLSAGNSGMYASTRMLWVLAKEGKAPKIFARLNKRGIPVYALLATAAIGMLAFLASFFGDGQVYIWLLNASGMSGFIAWLGIAISHYRFRKAYVAQGRKIEDLPYRSLWYPFGPILAGVMCMIVIIGQSFSAFADGKVDWTFMLASYIGIPFFLAIWLGYKWKYKTKVLKLDECNIDPTTE; encoded by the coding sequence ATGGCGATGATTTCCCTAGGCGGCTCGATCGGCACGGGGCTGTTCCTGGCGAGCGGCGGTGCGATTCATGACGCCGGTCCGGGCGGCGCATTGCTTGGTTATTTCATTATTGGCATTATGGTATACTTTCTTGTCACCAGCCTTGGCGAAATGGCCACTTACATGCCGGTATCCGGTACTTTCAGTACGTATGCAACAAGATTCGTAGATCCATCCCTTGGCTTTGCTCTTGGCTGGAACTATTGGTATAACTGGGCTATTACGATTGCCGCAGAGCTGTCCGCCGCAACCTTGATTATCAAATTCTGGCTGCCGAACAGTCCTTCCTTCCTGTGGAGCGCATTGTTCCTGGCCATAATGGTTGGCCTTAACCTGCTGTCCGTCAAAGGCTACGGGGAATCCGAATACTGGTTCGCCATGATTAAGATCGTTACCGTCATTGTATTTATAGGTATCGGCTTATTAATGATCGTTGGGATCTGGAAAGGCGACGCGGTTGGCTTCAGCAACTTTACGGCCGGCGATGCCCCGATCTCGGGAGGCTGGCTTGCGGTTCTGGGGATCTGTATGGCTGCAGGATTCTCGTTCCAAGGAACGGAGCTTGTGGGTATTGCGGCAGGGGAATCCGAGAATCCACGCGAGAACGTTCCACGCGCTATCCGCAGCGTATTCTGGCGAATTCTGTTGTTCTACATCCTTGCGATCTTTATTGTAGGCATGTTGATTCCTTACTCAACCGATACGCTTGCGGATGACAGCGTAGCGGCTAGTCCCTTCACTATTATTTTTGAAAAAGCAGGCCTCAGCATCGCCGCATCCGTCATGAATGCGGTAATTCTTAGTTCGGTATTGTCGGCAGGCAACTCGGGCATGTATGCTTCGACCCGTATGTTGTGGGTACTCGCGAAGGAAGGCAAAGCTCCGAAAATCTTCGCGAGGCTGAATAAACGCGGCATTCCGGTTTATGCGTTGCTTGCTACGGCAGCGATTGGCATGCTGGCCTTCCTGGCCTCCTTCTTCGGTGACGGACAGGTCTATATCTGGCTGCTTAACGCATCCGGTATGTCGGGCTTTATCGCATGGCTTGGCATTGCCATCAGCCATTACCGGTTCCGTAAAGCTTATGTGGCGCAAGGCCGTAAAATTGAGGATCTGCCGTACCGTTCGCTCTGGTATCCGTTTGGTCCGATTCTGGCAGGTGTTATGTGCATGATTGTCATTATCGGTCAAAGCTTCAGCGCCTTCGCGGACGGCAAGGTAGACTGGACGTTTATGCTTGCTTCTTATATCGGAATTCCGTTTTTCCTTGCGATTTGGCTTGGATACAAATGGAAGTACAAAACCAAAGTATTAAAGCTAGATGAATGTAATATTGATCCAACAACGGAATAA
- a CDS encoding IS1182 family transposase (programmed frameshift): protein MLRSNRDKQQNYELVSIEDLVPADHMLRKIDKYIDFSFIDEKVRHLYCQDNGRPAIDPLVLFKMIFLGYFYGIRSERQLEREVQTNLAYRWFLGLGLSDRVPDHTTISWNRRTRFKDTSVFQDIFDEIVLQAISHRMIGGRVLISDSTHVKANANKHKYTREQVQQNTRDYVNELNAAVEAERKEQGKKPLKPRKEVNEDKEVKVSTTDPDSGYMYREGKPEGFFYLDHRTVDMKYNLVTDVFVTAGNVHDSVPYLFRLDRQRQRFGFKVEAVALDSGYLTTPICKGLEDRKIFGVIAHRRFHPTQGLQPKWKFTYDAERNLYVCPQQQELTYRTTDRHGYRHYASDPKQCAACPILQQCTRSANKQKMVTRHIWEDSKENVRMNRLSKSGKKLYRKRKETIERSFADAKQLHGFRYCRLRGLSNVMEQALMTAAVQNMKKIALHLERRA, encoded by the exons ATGTTGCGTTCTAATCGAGACAAACAACAAAACTACGAGCTGGTTTCCATTGAAGACTTGGTGCCTGCTGACCATATGCTTCGCAAGATCGATAAGTACATTGATTTTTCTTTCATTGATGAGAAAGTACGTCACCTCTACTGCCAAGATAATGGTCGTCCAGCCATTGATCCACTTGTACTTTTCAAAATGATTTTTCTCGGTTACTTCTATGGCATTCGTTCGGAGCGCCAACTGGAACGCGAAGTTCAAACCAACCTCGCTTACCGTTGGTTTCTTGGACTCGGTCTGTCAGACCGTGTTCCAGATCACACAACGATTAGCTGGAATCGTAGAACACGATTCAAAGATACTTCTGTTTTCCAAGATATTTTCGATGAAATCGTGCTGCAAGCGATCTCACATCGGATGATTGGCGGACGTGTGCTTATTTCTGACTCTACCCATGTAAAAGCTAATGCCAATAAACATAAATACACAAGAGAACAAGTACAGCAAAACACACGAGATTATGTGAATGAGCTCAATGCAGCTGTTGAAGCAGAACGTAAAGAGCAAGGAAAAAAGC CGCTAAAACCACGGAAGGAGGTGAATGAAGACAAAGAGGTAAAAGTTAGTACGACTGATCCTGACAGCGGTTATATGTACCGAGAAGGCAAGCCAGAAGGTTTCTTTTACTTGGATCACCGTACAGTTGATATGAAGTACAACCTTGTTACCGATGTCTTCGTCACCGCCGGTAACGTCCATGATTCTGTTCCTTATCTTTTTCGTCTGGACCGCCAACGTCAGCGTTTTGGATTTAAAGTAGAAGCTGTTGCATTAGACTCTGGCTATTTAACAACACCGATTTGCAAAGGATTAGAAGATCGTAAAATCTTTGGCGTGATTGCCCATCGCCGATTTCATCCAACGCAAGGCTTACAACCAAAATGGAAGTTTACTTATGATGCAGAACGGAATCTGTATGTGTGTCCGCAGCAACAAGAACTGACTTACCGGACGACAGATCGGCATGGCTACCGACACTACGCGTCTGATCCAAAGCAATGCGCAGCATGCCCAATACTGCAGCAATGCACGCGTTCCGCTAACAAACAGAAAATGGTTACCCGACATATTTGGGAGGACAGTAAAGAAAACGTGAGGATGAACCGACTAAGCAAGTCGGGCAAAAAGCTTTACCGTAAACGAAAAGAAACCATAGAGCGAAGCTTCGCGGATGCCAAACAGCTCCACGGGTTTCGCTATTGCCGTTTGCGGGGGTTAAGCAACGTGATGGAACAAGCGTTGATGACCGCTGCGGTGCAGAACATGAAAAAGATCGCCCTCCACCTGGAAAGGAGGGCGTAA